A DNA window from Molothrus ater isolate BHLD 08-10-18 breed brown headed cowbird chromosome 2, BPBGC_Mater_1.1, whole genome shotgun sequence contains the following coding sequences:
- the ABHD13 gene encoding protein ABHD13, which yields MEKSWMLWTFVKRWLLALASWSWSLCRICLLPLIVTFHLYGGIILLILIFVSIAGILYKFQDVLLYFPEQPSSSRLYVPMPTGIPHENIFIKTKDGVLLNLILLRYTGDNAAYSPTIIYFHGNAGNIGHRLPNALLMLVNLKVNLILVDYRGYGKSEGEASEEGLYLDSEAVLDYVMTRSDLDKTKIFLFGRSLGGAVAIHLASENSHRISAIVVENTFLSIPYMASTLFSFFPMRYLPLWCYKNKFLSYRKISQCRMPSLFISGLSDQLIPPVMMKQLYELSPARTKRLAIFPDGTHNDTWQCQGYFTALEQFIKEVIKSHSPEEMAKTSSNVTII from the coding sequence ATGGAAAAATCATGGATGCTTTGGACCTTTGTTAAAAGATGGCTACTAGCTTTGGCTTCCTGGTCTTGGAGTCTCTGCCGTATTTGTCTTTTGCCCTTGATAGTGACTTTTCACTTGTACGGAGGCATTATACTCCTTATATTAATATTTGTATCAATAGCAGGTATATTATATAAATTCCAGGATGTTCTGCTTTACTTTCCTGAACAGCCCTCTTCATCTCGCCTTTATGTTCCTATGCCTACTGGTATACCACATGAAAACATCTTCATCAAGACCAAAGATGGAGTTCTTCTCAATCTTATTCTGCTGAGATACACCGGGGACAATGCAGCATATTCTCCAACCATCATTTACTTTCACGGGAATGCAGGCAACATTGGCCACAGGTTGCCAAATGCTTTGTTGATGCTGGTAAACCTGAAAGTAAACTTAATTTTGGTCGATTATAGAGGGTATGGCAAAAGCGAAGGAGAAGCAAGCGAAGAAGGCTTGTACTTAGATTCTGAGGCTGTCTTAGACTATGTGATGACTCGGTCTGATCTcgataaaacaaaaatttttctttttggccgTTCCTTGGGGGGAGCAGTAGCTATTCACTTAGCTTCTGAAAATTCCCATAGGATTTCTGCCATCGTGGTGGAGAACACCTTTCTTAGCATCCCATACATGGCCAGCACtttgttctctttctttccGATGAGGTATCTTCCGCTGTGGtgctacaaaaataaatttctatcCTACAGAAAAATCTCTCAGTGCAGAATGCCTTCTCTCTTCATCTCTGGGTTGTCTGACCAGTTAATTCCACCAGTTATGATGAAGCAACTTTACGAATTATCCCCAGCTCGGACTAAGAGATTGGCAATATTTCCTGATGGAACTCACAATGACacttggcagtgccagggttATTTCACTGCACTTGAACAGTTCATCAAAGAAGTAATAAAGAGTCACTCCCCTGAAGAAATGGCGAAAACATCATCTAACGTAACAATAATATAA
- the LIG4 gene encoding DNA ligase 4, with protein MASAPVSQPPPKKTVASHVPFADLCSTLERIQKSKTRPEKTKYFKDFLDSWRKFHDALHQKEKDVTDSFYPAMRLILPQLERERMAYGIKETMLAKLYIELLSLPKDGKDAAKLLNYRTPTGSRGDAGDFAMIAYFVLKPRSPKQGRLTIEQVNEHLDAIANNNAAKNKGQLKKSLLQLITQSTALEQKWLIRMIIKDLKLGVSQQTIFSIFHPDAAELHNVTTDLEKVCRQLHDPTVSLSDVSIMLFSAFKPMLAAIADVQQIEKQMSNQTFYIETKLDGERMQMHKDGDVYKYFSRNGFDYTQQFGASPLEGSLTPFIHNVFKSNIQNCILDGEMMAYNPEAQTFMQKGNKFDIKRMVEDSDLQTCFCVFDVLMVNDQKLGHEVLSKRYEILSSVFTPVKGRIHVVHKRSARTRKEVIDALNEAIDNREEGIMVKDPMSTYKPDKRGEGWLKIKPEYVNGLMDELDLLIVGGYWGKGSRGGMMSHFLCAVAETPAPNEKPTIFHSICRVGSGYTMKELYDLGLKLAKHWKPYNRKDPPGNILCGAEKPEMYIEPCNSVIVQIKAAEIVDSDMYKTDCTLRFPRIEKIREDKEWYECMTSDMLEDLRSKAQGKLASKHLHIDEYDEPHEKKRKTVSKVRKVIGIAEQFKAPDLSSVSKVSNVFEDVEFCVMTGMGKYSKSDLESRIAQCGGSVVQNPGPETYCVIVGAENVRVKNIIASNKYDVVRAEWLLQCFETKMLVPWQPAFMIHMSPDTKEHFAREYDCYGDSYTANTDVVQLKEVFSRMKDNKAMPLDLIAELEERYWCGSCQLGIFRGSTVYVDSYAVVNEPQSKIPGTTLSIRALELRFYGAEVVSHLEEGVSHVVVGEDCSRVEEMKALRRTFGKKFKIVSELWVTHSVEEGVAKNENQYLI; from the coding sequence ATGGCTTCCGCACCTGTTTCACAGCCTCCTCCTAAAAAAACGGTGGCCTCTCACGTGCCTTTTGCAGATCTCTGTTCTACTCTGGAGCGAATACAGAAGTCCAAAACTCGTCCAGAGAAAACGAAGTATTTCAAGGATTTTCTGGATTCCTGGAGGAAATTCCATGATGCACTCcatcaaaaagagaaagatgtcACAGATTCCTTTTACCCAGCTATGCGGCTCATTCTCCCACAgttggaaagagaaaggatggCATATGGGATTAAAGAAACTATGCTTGCAAAGCTCTATATTGAACTGCTTAGTTTACCAAAAGATGGAAAAGATGCTGCAAAGCTTTTAAATTACAGAACGCCTACGGGCTCACGTGGAGATGCTGGGGATTTTGCAATGATCGCCTACTTTGTGCTAAAGCCTAGGAGCCCAAAACAAGGCAGACTGACAATAGAACAAGTTAATGAACATTTAGATGCAATTGCTAATAATAATGCTGCTAAAAACAAGGGTCAGTTAAAGAAAAGTCTTCTGCAGTTAATtacccagagcacagcactggaacAAAAGTGGCTTATCCGAATGATTATAAAGGATCTAAAGCTTGGTGTTAGTCAACAAActatattttcaatttttcatccTGATGCTGCTGAATTGCACAATGTCACTACTGACTTGGAAAAAGTTTGCAGACAGCTGCATGATCCCACTGTCTCACTTAGTGATGTTTCTATCATGttgttttctgcctttaaaCCAATGCTTGCTGCTATTGCAGATGTCCAGCAAATTGAGAAACAAATGAGTAACCAGACATTCTACATAGAAACAAAGCTGGATGGTGAACGTATGCAGATGCACAAAGATGGGGATGTGTACAAGTACTTTTCCCGAAATGGGTTTGACTATACCCAGCAGTTTGGTGCTTCACCCCTTGAAGGTTCATTAACGCCATTTATTCATAATGTATTTAAGAGCAATATACAAAATTGCATTCTTGATGGTGAAATGATGGCTTACAATCCTGAGGCACAGACTTTTatgcaaaaaggaaacaaatttgACATAAAAAGAATGGTGGAGGACTCTGATCTGCAGACCTGCTTCTGTGTATTTGATGTATTGATGGTTAATGATCAGAAGTTGGGGCATGAAGTACTAAGCAAAAGATATGAGATCTTAAGTAGTGTATTTACTCCGGTAAAGGGCAGGATACATGTGGTCCATAAGAGAAGTGCCAGAACAAGAAAAGAAGTAATTGATGCTTTAAATGAAGCCATAGATAACAGAGAGGAAGGAATTATGGTGAAAGATCCCATGTCCACCTACAAGCCTGACAAACGTGGGGAAGGCTGGTTAAAAATCAAGCCAGAATATGTCAATGGACTGATGGATGAGCTGGACCTTTTAATTGTTGGTGGTTACTGGGGGAAGGGGTCTCGTGGTGGAATGATGTCTCATTTTCTATGTGCTGTTGCAGAGACACCCGCTCCGAATGAAAAGCCGACCATTTTCCACTCCATTTGTCGTGTTGGCTCTGGCTATACTATGAAAGAGTTGTATGATCTAGGCTTGAAACTGGCTAAACACTGGAAGCCCTACAATAGGAAGGACCCTCCTGGTAACATTTTGTGTGGAGctgaaaaacctgaaatgtACATTGAACCTTGCAACTCTGTCATAGTTCAGATCAAGGCAGCTGAGATTGTTGACAGTGATATGTATAAAACTGACTGTACTTTGAGATTCCCCCGAATTGAGAAGATAAGGGAAGACAAAGAATGGTATGAGTGCATGACTTCAGACATGCTAGAAGACCTCAGAAGCAAAGCACAAGGGAAGCTGGCATCTAAGCACCTTCATATAGATGAGTACGATGAGCcacatgagaaaaaaaggaaaactgtttcAAAGGTGAGGAAGGTAATTGGAATAGCTGAGCAATTTAAAGCTCCTGATCTTTCTAGTGTAAGCAAGGTTTCAAATGTATTTGAAGATGTTGAGTTTTGTGTAATGACAGGAATGGGAAAATACTCAAAGTCTGACCTGGAAAGCAGAATAGCCCAATGTGGTGGCAGTGTGGTACAGAACCCAGGGCCGGAGACTTACTGTGTCATTGTAGGAGCTGAGAATGTCAGAGTGAAAAACATCATCGCTTCCAACAAATACGATGTGGTGAGGGCAGAGTGGCTCCTTCAGTGTTTTGAAACCAAAATGCTGGTGCCTTGGCAACCAGCCTTTATGATTCACATGTCTCCTGACacaaaagaacattttgctCGTGAGTATGATTGTTATGGAGACAGCTACACAGCAAACACAGATGTTGTGCAGCTCAAGGAAGTGTTCTCAAGAATGAAAGACAATAAGGCAATGCCTCTGGACTTGATTGCAGAGCTAGAAGAACGTTATTGGTGTGGCAGTTGTCAGCTCGGTATATTCAGAGGAAGCACTGTTTATGTGGACTCTTATGCTGTTGTTAATGAGCCCCAAAGTAAAATCCCTGGAACTACACTTTCAATTAGAGCTTTGGAGCTCCGTTTTTATGGTGCAGAAGTAGTTTCTCACCTTGAAGAGGGTGTCTCCCATGTTGTTGTGGGAGAAGATTGTTCACGGGTAGAAGAGATGAAAGCACTCAGGAgaacatttgggaaaaaatttaaaattgtatCCGAGCTATGGGTAACACACTCAGTGGAGGAAGGAGTTGCAAAGAATGAAAATCAGTACTTAatttaa